The nucleotide window GGGAAAAGAGGGTTTTAATTATCAAAAAGATATTAGCTTATATGCTTTATTGAACAAGTAGAATGGTTTAAAGGAAAAAGTATGGAAAAATTAAAGAGGTTTGGGGTATCAATTGAAGAAGGCCTGCTGGAAAAGTTTGATCAGTACTTAAAACATAGCAGCTACCGTAACAGATCGGAAGCCATAAGGGATTTATTGAGAAAAGAGCTGGTAGAAGCTCAATGGTTAAAAAGTGATGAAGTAGTGGCCGGGGCCATAATTATGGTATATGACCACCATCAGAAAGAGCTGATGGATAACTTAATACATATTCAACATCATCACCAGGATATTATTATATCCAGCCAGCATATACATATGGA belongs to Actinomycetota bacterium and includes:
- the nikR gene encoding nickel-responsive transcriptional regulator NikR; the encoded protein is MEKLKRFGVSIEEGLLEKFDQYLKHSSYRNRSEAIRDLLRKELVEAQWLKSDEVVAGAIIMVYDHHQKELMDNLIHIQHHHQDIIISSQHIHMDQRMCMEIIVVKGKMGKVYQLESKLKAVKGVKHASLAKSTLGKGM